A window of Cottoperca gobio chromosome 16, fCotGob3.1, whole genome shotgun sequence contains these coding sequences:
- the LOC115021557 gene encoding endothelin-2, whose translation MSTYANVLLLITLWASMEDGLGLPVMKQLEVEAGDGVPTQRVRTKRCACSSLLDSECHYFCHLDIIWVNTPSKTTVYGLGSALSRRKRSTGRCTCAGPDNQTCSNFCHRSPDITSLKRSVKRPHINILRILRAAASRSKRAQDSAGSDRDESPQWQNTR comes from the exons ATGTCTACTTACGCCAACgttcttcttctcatcactctTTGGGCTTCAATGGAAGATG GTTTGGGTCTTCCCGTGATGAAGCAGCTGGAAGTGGAGGCCGGTGACGGAGTCCCAACACAGAGAGTGAGGACCAAGCGCTGCGCCTGCAGCAGCCTGCTGGACTCCGAGTGCCACTACTTCTGCCACCTGGATATCATCTGGGTCAACACGCCCAG CAAGACAACAGTTTATGGTTTGGGCAGCGCTCTGTCCCGACGCAAAAGGTCTACTGGCCGCTGCACCTGTGCCGGCCCTGATAATCAAACCTGCAGCAACTTCTGCCATCGCAG TCCTGATATTACGTCCCTAAAGAGATCTGTAAAGAGACCTCATATCAACATACTCAGAATCCTCAG AGCTGCAGCCAGCAGGTCCAAGAGAGCTCAGGATTCAGCTGGTTCAGACAGAGATGAGTCCCCTCAGTGGCAGAACACTCGCTAA